The Salmo trutta chromosome 6, fSalTru1.1, whole genome shotgun sequence genome has a window encoding:
- the LOC115196402 gene encoding serine/threonine-protein kinase 16 isoform X2: MGQTLCICSRGSITIDNKRYYFIQKLDEGGFSYVDLVEGVQDGRFYALKRILCHDREGRQEAQTEVEMHRLFSHPNILGLAGHTFIERGGKSEAWILLPYVQKGSLWSVLEKLRDKGSFMPERRILKVLQGICSGLKAMHDRGYAHRDLKPTNVLLEEDDRPLLMDLGSMNRSRMEVKGTREAMTVQDWAAQRCTISYRAPELFNVESHCVIDDRTDIWSLGCVLYSMMFLEGPYDMVFQKGDSVALAVQNPVTIPQPCSYSEGLQNLLRSIMVSNPQERPDVNWILDQIQDMTCSSPNTQTNMV, encoded by the exons ATGGGTCAGACCCTGTGTATCTGTTCCCGCGGCTCCATCACCATCGACAACAAAAGATACTACTTCATCCAGAAACTAGATGAAGG AGGGTTCAGCTATGTGGACCTGGTGGAGGGGGTGCAGGATGGGCGTTTCTACGCCCTGAAGAGGATCCTGTGCCATGACCGGGAGGGTCGCCAAGAGGCTCagacggaggtggagatgcaccgCCTCTTCAGCCACCCCAACATCCTGGGCCTGGCAGGGCACACCTTCATAGAGAGGGGGGGCAAGAGTGAGGCCTGGATACTGCTGCCCTACGTTCAG AAGGGCAGTCTGTGGTCAGTGCTAGAGAAGCTGAGGGACAAGGGCAGCTTCATGCCAGAGAGACGCATCCTGAAGGTCCTACAGGGCATCTGTTCTGGACTGAAGGCCATGCATGACAGAGGCTACGCACACAG AGATCTGAAGCCTACCAATGTACTCCTAGAGGAGGATGACAGGCCGCTCCTGATGGACCTGGGTTCTATGAACCGCTCCAGGATGGAGGTCAAGGGGACCAGGGAGGCCATGACAGTACAGGACTGGGCAGCTCAGAGGTGTACTATATCGTACCGCGCCCCTGAGCTCTTTAACGTGGAGAGCCACTGCGTCATCGATGACCGTACAGACATCTGG tctctgggctgtGTACTGTACAGCATGATGTTCCTGGAGGGGCCCTATGACATGGTGTTCCAGAAGGGAGACAGTGTGGCCCTTGCTGTCCAGAACCCAGTTACCATCCCTCAGCCATGCAG TTACTCTGAAGGCCTGCAGAACCTGCTGAGGTCCATCATGGTGTCCAACCCCCAGGAAAGACCCGAcgtcaactggatcctggaccagATACAGGACATGACGTGTTCCAGCCCCAACACACAGACCAATATGGTATGA
- the LOC115196402 gene encoding serine/threonine-protein kinase 16 isoform X1: protein MRSEIDTASIRGHSGMDWISCFIHLGVGVLSYAPERMGQTLCICSRGSITIDNKRYYFIQKLDEGGFSYVDLVEGVQDGRFYALKRILCHDREGRQEAQTEVEMHRLFSHPNILGLAGHTFIERGGKSEAWILLPYVQKGSLWSVLEKLRDKGSFMPERRILKVLQGICSGLKAMHDRGYAHRDLKPTNVLLEEDDRPLLMDLGSMNRSRMEVKGTREAMTVQDWAAQRCTISYRAPELFNVESHCVIDDRTDIWSLGCVLYSMMFLEGPYDMVFQKGDSVALAVQNPVTIPQPCSYSEGLQNLLRSIMVSNPQERPDVNWILDQIQDMTCSSPNTQTNMV, encoded by the exons ATGAGAAGTGAAATTGACACTGCATCAATCCGTGGACATAGTGGAATGGACTGGATTTCGTGTTTca tccatcTGGGTGTTGGTGTGTTGAGTTATGCCCCAGAGAGGATGGGTCAGACCCTGTGTATCTGTTCCCGCGGCTCCATCACCATCGACAACAAAAGATACTACTTCATCCAGAAACTAGATGAAGG AGGGTTCAGCTATGTGGACCTGGTGGAGGGGGTGCAGGATGGGCGTTTCTACGCCCTGAAGAGGATCCTGTGCCATGACCGGGAGGGTCGCCAAGAGGCTCagacggaggtggagatgcaccgCCTCTTCAGCCACCCCAACATCCTGGGCCTGGCAGGGCACACCTTCATAGAGAGGGGGGGCAAGAGTGAGGCCTGGATACTGCTGCCCTACGTTCAG AAGGGCAGTCTGTGGTCAGTGCTAGAGAAGCTGAGGGACAAGGGCAGCTTCATGCCAGAGAGACGCATCCTGAAGGTCCTACAGGGCATCTGTTCTGGACTGAAGGCCATGCATGACAGAGGCTACGCACACAG AGATCTGAAGCCTACCAATGTACTCCTAGAGGAGGATGACAGGCCGCTCCTGATGGACCTGGGTTCTATGAACCGCTCCAGGATGGAGGTCAAGGGGACCAGGGAGGCCATGACAGTACAGGACTGGGCAGCTCAGAGGTGTACTATATCGTACCGCGCCCCTGAGCTCTTTAACGTGGAGAGCCACTGCGTCATCGATGACCGTACAGACATCTGG tctctgggctgtGTACTGTACAGCATGATGTTCCTGGAGGGGCCCTATGACATGGTGTTCCAGAAGGGAGACAGTGTGGCCCTTGCTGTCCAGAACCCAGTTACCATCCCTCAGCCATGCAG TTACTCTGAAGGCCTGCAGAACCTGCTGAGGTCCATCATGGTGTCCAACCCCCAGGAAAGACCCGAcgtcaactggatcctggaccagATACAGGACATGACGTGTTCCAGCCCCAACACACAGACCAATATGGTATGA
- the LOC115196403 gene encoding tubulin alpha chain — MRECISVHVGQAGVQMGNTCWELYCLEHGIQPDGTMPNNKAVGSTDDSFTTFFSATGIGKYVPRAIFVDLEPTVIDEVRTGTYRQLFHPEQLISGKEDAANNYARGHYTIGKEIIDQVLDRIRKLADQCTGLQGFLVFHSFGGGTGSGFTSLLMERLSVDFGKKSKLEFAIYPAPQVSTAVVEPYNSILTTHTTLEHSDCAFMVDNEAIYDICRRNLDIERPSYTNLNRLISQIVSSITASLRFDGALNVDLTEFQTNLVPYPRIHFPLATYAPVISAEKAYHEQLSVAEITNSCFEPANQMVKCDPRHGKYMACCLLYRGDVVPKDVNVAIGNIKTKRSIQFVDWCPTGFKVGINYQPPTVVPGGDLAKVQRAVCMLSNTTAIAEAWARLDHKFDLMYAKRAFVHWYVGEGMEEGEFSEAREDMAALEKDYEEVGIDSFEEDEEGEEY; from the exons ATG CGTGAGTGTATCTCTGTGCATGTGGGTCAGGCTGGAGTCCAGATGGGCAACACCTGTTGGGAGCTGTACTGCCTGGAGCACGGGATCCAGCCGGACGGCACCATGCCTAACAACAAGGCGGTCGGTAGCACTGACGACTCCTTCACCACGTTCTTCAGCGCCACGGGCATCGGGAAATACGTGCCCCGCGCCATCTTTGTAGACCTGGAGCCCACTGTCATTG ATGAGGTGCGGACAGGTACCTACCGCCAGTTGTTTCACCCCGAGCAGCTGATCTCAGGGAAAGAGGACGCAGCCAATAACTATGCCCGTGGCCACTACACTATCGGCAAGGAGATCATCGACCAAGTGCTGGACAGGATCCGTAAACTG GCTGACCAGTGCACAGGGCTCCAAGGTTTCCTGGTCTTCCACAGCTTCGGAGGAGGTACCGGCTCTGGTTTCACCTCCCTGCTCATGGAACGTCTCTCAGTCGACTTCGGGAAGAAGTCCAAGCTGGAGTTTGCCATATACCCTGCTCCCCAGGTGTCCACAGCTGTGGTGGAGCCCTACAACTCCATCCTGACCACCCACACCACCCTGGAGCACTCCGACTGTGCCTTCATGGTTGACAATGAGGCCATCTACGACATCTGCCGTAGAAACCTGGACATTGAGCGCCCCTCTTACACCAACCTCAACAGGCTCATCAGCCAGATTGTCTCCTCCATCACCGCCTCGCTCCGCTTCGATGGTGCCCTTAACGTGGAcctgacagagttccagaccaACCTGGTGCCTTACCCCCGCATCCACTTCCCCCTGGCCACCTATGCCCCTGTCATCTCAGCCGAGAAGGCCTACCACGAGCAGCTCTCTGTGGCTGAGATCACCAACTCCTGCTTCGAGCCCGCCAACCAGATGGTGAAGTGCGACCCTCGCCACGGTAAGTACATGGCGTGCTGCCTGCTGTACCGCGGAGACGTGGTGCCCAAGGATGTCAACGTGGCCATCGGCAACATCAAGACAAAACGAAGCATCCAGTTCGTGGACTGGTGCCCTACAGGTTTCAAAGTGGGCATCAACTACCAGCCACCCACTGTGGTGCCAGGGGGTGACCTGGCCAAGGTCCAGAGAGCTGTGTGCATGTTGAGCAACACCACAGCCATCGCTGAGGCCTGGGCTCGTCTCGACCACAAGTTTGACCTGATGTATGCCAAGCGGGCATTTGTGCACTGGTACGTGGGTGAGGGCATGGAGGAGGGAGAGTTCTCTGAGGCCAGGGAAGACATGGCTGCCCTGGAGAAGGACTATGAAGAGGTAGGAATCGACTCATttgaggaggacgaggagggagaggagtattAG